Proteins from a single region of Microbacterium sp. zg-Y818:
- a CDS encoding CPBP family intramembrane glutamic endopeptidase — MKTVVPATRPFVSLATVPALLVCLAAPAFFVLLQPLLGWALLIAGLVVAALVERRGERDAVPAASDTRPPSLVRDLSLIALGMVIVSLIDLKAELDNAAMVRFTLALGGAVVVPYVISRWVYRDRAISFPWRGGGRWTTFQWVWLLLVLVLGWLILPFYFITSGVYMNWPVVDTPDLIARLFVGVGAVGIWDELFFICTVFALLRRHFADLSANLLQAIVFVSFLWELGYREWGPALTIPFALLQGYIFLRTRSLAYVVTVHLLFDAVVFAVLVHAHNPGLLDAIFFVSP, encoded by the coding sequence GTGAAGACGGTCGTCCCGGCCACCAGGCCGTTCGTCTCCCTCGCCACTGTGCCCGCGCTGCTGGTGTGTCTGGCCGCTCCCGCGTTCTTCGTGCTGCTGCAGCCCCTGCTCGGGTGGGCGCTGCTCATCGCGGGGCTCGTGGTGGCCGCTCTCGTGGAACGGCGTGGCGAGCGCGATGCCGTGCCCGCGGCATCCGACACCCGTCCGCCGAGCCTCGTGCGTGATCTGTCGCTCATCGCCCTCGGCATGGTCATCGTCAGCCTCATCGATCTGAAGGCCGAGCTCGACAACGCCGCGATGGTGCGGTTCACGCTCGCCCTCGGCGGAGCCGTGGTCGTGCCCTACGTCATCTCGCGCTGGGTGTACCGGGACCGCGCGATCTCGTTCCCGTGGCGCGGGGGAGGGCGGTGGACGACCTTCCAGTGGGTGTGGCTTCTGCTCGTGCTGGTGCTCGGCTGGCTGATCCTGCCGTTTTACTTCATCACCTCGGGCGTCTACATGAACTGGCCGGTGGTGGACACCCCCGACCTCATCGCGCGCCTGTTCGTCGGCGTCGGGGCCGTCGGCATCTGGGACGAGCTGTTCTTCATCTGCACCGTGTTCGCCCTGCTGCGCCGGCACTTCGCCGATCTGTCGGCGAACCTGCTGCAGGCGATCGTGTTCGTGTCGTTCCTGTGGGAGCTCGGCTACCGTGAGTGGGGGCCGGCGCTGACGATCCCGTTCGCGCTTCTGCAGGGCTACATCTTCCTGCGCACGCGCTCGCTCGCCTACGTCGTGACGGTGCATCTGCTCTTCGACGCGGTGGTTTTCGCCGTGCTCGTGCACGCCCACAACCCGGGGCTGCTCGACGCGATCTTCTTCGTCTCGCCCTGA